The proteins below come from a single Arthrobacter crystallopoietes genomic window:
- the aroC gene encoding chorismate synthase: MLRWLTAGESHGPALVGIIEGVPAGVELNSSDIQAALARRRLGYGRGARMKFEQDAVTITGGVRHGRTQGGPVAIQVGNTEWPKWEKIMSADPVDPVELAELARNAPLTRPRPGHADFTGMQKYGFDEARPVLERASARETAARVALGTVAANFLKALGIELVSHTVSIARVAVPDESPVPLPSDVIALDEDPLRCFDAETSLAMVQEVDAAHKEGETLGGVVEVLAYGLPPGLGSYVHWDRRLDARLAAALMGIQAIKGVEVGDGFQTAGRRGSAAHDEIVRDSRGTIVRSTNRAGGIEGGMSIGDTLRVRAAMKPIATVPRALKTIDVSTGEDAKAHHQRSDVCAVPAAGVVAEAMVALVLAQAVTEKFGGDSVAETARNMRSFIEAIPESLDSIGN; encoded by the coding sequence ATGCTGCGTTGGTTAACTGCCGGTGAATCCCATGGTCCGGCCTTGGTAGGAATTATTGAAGGCGTCCCCGCCGGAGTGGAGCTCAACAGCTCCGACATCCAGGCGGCCCTGGCTCGACGCCGGCTCGGCTACGGCCGCGGCGCACGCATGAAGTTTGAGCAAGACGCCGTCACCATCACCGGTGGCGTCCGGCACGGGCGTACCCAGGGTGGCCCGGTGGCCATTCAGGTGGGCAACACCGAGTGGCCCAAATGGGAAAAGATCATGTCTGCGGATCCGGTTGATCCCGTGGAGCTGGCCGAACTGGCCCGCAACGCGCCGCTGACGCGTCCGCGTCCCGGCCACGCCGATTTCACCGGAATGCAGAAATACGGGTTCGACGAAGCCCGTCCCGTGCTGGAACGCGCCAGCGCCCGCGAGACCGCAGCCCGGGTGGCCCTTGGTACCGTGGCCGCCAATTTCCTGAAGGCCCTGGGCATCGAGCTGGTCAGCCACACGGTTTCGATTGCACGGGTTGCTGTCCCCGACGAAAGTCCGGTACCGCTTCCTTCCGATGTGATTGCGCTGGACGAAGATCCGCTGCGCTGCTTCGACGCCGAGACTTCGCTGGCCATGGTCCAAGAGGTTGACGCCGCCCACAAGGAAGGCGAGACCCTGGGAGGGGTTGTCGAGGTCTTGGCCTACGGCCTGCCGCCGGGGCTGGGCAGTTATGTGCATTGGGACCGCCGCCTCGACGCCCGGCTCGCCGCGGCGCTGATGGGCATCCAGGCGATCAAGGGCGTTGAAGTCGGAGACGGCTTCCAGACCGCCGGCCGCCGGGGTTCGGCTGCCCATGATGAGATCGTCCGCGACTCCAGGGGGACCATCGTGCGTTCGACCAACCGCGCTGGCGGAATCGAGGGCGGCATGAGCATCGGCGATACGCTGCGAGTGCGCGCCGCCATGAAACCCATCGCCACCGTTCCCCGTGCCCTGAAGACCATCGATGTCAGCACCGGCGAAGACGCCAAGGCCCATCACCAGCGTTCCGACGTGTGCGCCGTTCCGGCAGCCGGCGTGGTCGCCGAGGCTATGGTCGCATTGGTGCTCGCGCAGGCGGTTACGGAGAAGTTCGGCGGCGATTCGGTAGCAGAGACGGCACGCAACATGCGCAGCTTCATTGAGGCTATTCCGGAATCGCTGGATTCGATCGGCAACTAG
- the mltG gene encoding endolytic transglycosylase MltG, whose product MSNTYPEHPPYPEQQPADELAYEADHLAHGYDDDRDVFYNESPVIKRSRRNKIKRQRRRRRNIIMLVVFSVFAAGLIGVVLLLQNLLGMNELKDYEGPGEGQVTFTVEQGAGPLAIAASLVEQDIVASTDTFVDEVSNQAAGREIQPGQYPLKYRMPAAAAASILLEESNEGVHYAAINRTWRQEEVFKALSEGTRIPVAEFAKLAEDPQALGLPEQARNLEGYLFPAEYRFPLDITAEEILREMIGNTIERLESDGITEADQQFRVLTIASIIEAEAGEADYGAVAGAIENRLQPDNSETNGLIQSDATVTYGLGRKGYDITPEEKTDKSNPYNTYAHTGLPVGPINSPGGPAIDAAANPDDVPYYYWVTVNLDTGETKFSETLAEHNAYTKEYLNWCSEQEEGRCS is encoded by the coding sequence GTGAGTAATACTTATCCGGAGCATCCTCCGTATCCGGAACAACAGCCCGCTGACGAGTTGGCCTATGAGGCCGATCACCTTGCCCATGGGTATGACGATGATCGTGACGTCTTCTACAACGAGTCGCCGGTGATCAAACGTAGTCGCCGGAACAAGATCAAGCGGCAGCGCCGGCGCAGGCGCAACATCATCATGCTGGTGGTCTTTAGCGTATTCGCGGCAGGCCTGATCGGCGTGGTCTTGCTCCTGCAGAACCTGCTGGGCATGAACGAGCTCAAGGACTATGAAGGCCCCGGTGAAGGCCAGGTGACGTTCACGGTCGAACAGGGCGCCGGCCCGCTCGCCATCGCCGCTTCGCTGGTGGAACAGGACATTGTTGCCTCCACCGATACTTTCGTCGATGAGGTTTCGAACCAGGCCGCGGGCCGGGAAATCCAGCCGGGGCAGTATCCGTTGAAGTACCGCATGCCGGCTGCTGCGGCGGCGTCAATCCTGTTGGAGGAAAGCAACGAAGGCGTGCATTATGCGGCCATCAACCGGACCTGGCGGCAGGAAGAAGTGTTCAAGGCCCTGTCCGAGGGGACCCGGATCCCCGTTGCCGAATTCGCCAAACTGGCCGAGGACCCGCAGGCATTGGGCCTACCCGAGCAGGCACGGAACCTGGAGGGCTATCTTTTCCCGGCCGAATACCGGTTCCCGCTGGATATCACCGCGGAGGAAATCCTGCGCGAGATGATCGGCAACACGATCGAGCGTCTGGAATCGGACGGGATTACCGAGGCCGACCAGCAGTTCCGCGTGCTGACCATAGCCAGCATCATCGAGGCCGAGGCGGGCGAAGCCGATTACGGCGCGGTTGCCGGTGCCATCGAGAACCGGCTGCAACCCGACAACAGTGAGACAAACGGCCTGATCCAGTCAGATGCCACGGTCACCTATGGACTGGGCCGCAAGGGTTATGACATCACGCCTGAAGAAAAGACCGACAAGTCCAACCCGTACAACACCTACGCCCACACCGGTCTGCCCGTGGGGCCGATCAATTCCCCGGGCGGCCCGGCCATCGATGCCGCGGCCAATCCGGATGACGTGCCGTACTACTACTGGGTGACGGTGAATCTGGATACCGGTGAAACCAAGTTTTCCGAGACGCTGGCCGAGCACAATGCCTACACCAAGGAATATCTGAACTGGTGCAGCGAGCAGGAGGAAGGCCGTTGCAGCTAA
- a CDS encoding shikimate dehydrogenase, with the protein MVEPVPARRAAVLGHPISHSRSPLLHGAAYRLLGVDCAYEAIDLTPAQLPAFMAGVRESSCWAGLSVTMPLKAAMVPLVDETSDLVRSLGVLNTVVVRRQPDGTVRLAGQNTDVAGIIEALRHAGATPGGHAVILGGGGTAAAAAAALAGLQVSSLSVCLRDPAKASAVLAVARNAGLECRVARWDDVVAELAAAQVVVSTLPPHAADPIAEGLDASGVRLDSRVLLDVTYDPWPSRIAAVWHQHGGAIVPGLEMLIYQAVEQVRLFTGMELAEPEQVINVMCDAVGAPRR; encoded by the coding sequence GTGGTTGAGCCGGTGCCTGCCAGGAGGGCCGCGGTCCTGGGCCATCCGATCAGTCATTCGCGGTCGCCGCTGCTGCACGGGGCCGCCTACCGGCTGCTCGGTGTCGACTGTGCCTATGAGGCCATTGACCTGACCCCGGCGCAGTTGCCGGCATTCATGGCAGGTGTGCGGGAGAGCAGCTGCTGGGCCGGGCTGTCCGTCACGATGCCGCTCAAGGCTGCCATGGTGCCGCTGGTGGACGAGACAAGTGACCTCGTCCGGTCCTTGGGTGTTCTCAATACTGTGGTGGTGCGTCGGCAGCCGGACGGTACGGTTCGGTTGGCCGGGCAGAACACTGACGTGGCCGGCATCATCGAGGCACTGCGCCATGCCGGCGCTACCCCCGGCGGCCACGCGGTCATCCTCGGCGGCGGCGGCACCGCCGCGGCTGCGGCCGCAGCCCTTGCGGGTCTGCAAGTGTCCAGCCTAAGCGTCTGTCTGCGCGACCCGGCGAAGGCCAGTGCTGTCCTGGCCGTGGCACGCAACGCAGGGCTGGAGTGCCGGGTGGCCCGCTGGGATGACGTGGTGGCCGAGTTGGCTGCGGCACAAGTGGTGGTTTCCACCTTGCCCCCGCACGCAGCCGATCCCATCGCGGAAGGGCTGGATGCCTCGGGAGTTCGGCTGGATTCCCGGGTGCTGCTGGATGTCACCTACGATCCTTGGCCGAGCCGGATCGCCGCTGTCTGGCATCAGCATGGGGGTGCAATTGTTCCCGGCTTGGAAATGCTGATCTACCAGGCGGTCGAGCAAGTACGCCTGTTCACGGGCATGGAGCTGGCCGAACCGGAACAAGTCATAAATGTGATGTGTGACGCTGTGGGCGCGCCCCGGCGTTAA